From the genome of Acropora palmata chromosome 8, jaAcrPala1.3, whole genome shotgun sequence:
AGCCAATCAGGAGCCTTGCAAATTGATGAATTTCTCAAGGGTGGGTAAGAGATTGCAAATCGTGCAACAGCCTGAAAATAGCATGGTCTCTAAAAGTGCTGTAAGAGGAAAAATTTGCACTACTGTTTATAAGCTCCCTACCCCCTCTGCTCATTctctccccccccccaccccatCCCATTGTTTGTAAGTAAGTAAGAATTTGGTTGTACTGACCGCATTCCGCCGCGTGGATACGGGTATTTATTTCCTTGCCCGAAACAGAGGATTTTCGACGGCTCCCCTATAATAAATTTAACAGCGATTGGAAACACAGCTAAGAAATCAAATATATGACTAGAATCGACTTCGAGATACGTCCAGGACTGCACTTAATCAGATGAAGTCTATAACTTGTTCACTTATCAGAGACGACTTGACAGTCAGACCAGTTTCAGATGTGAATACAATGGCAGCACTGTCGTCTCAGTTATTTAACGCGTTCCTTCCCACGGAGCAGTTCGACGCTCAACCATCTGAGTTTGCCCTTGACACTCGCGATGGACTTATGCCAAACAGAATAGTTGTTTGAAGGAGTGAAAATCTGCTCGGGACGCTTACATAAAGACGTTTCTTGAGTATTTTTCACTCAACTCACTTGCACCATTGATGCCTTGGTACTGGACTTCACTTGCAAAACTGACGTCATTTTTGATGGCCGGAACTGACGCATGCAGTTGTTCACCAGTGATTGCAGTGAGGCGGACACGCAGTGGTATGGAAAGTCGACCCAAGCCCATTCCGATGAAGAAGTTGTCATTAACACGAGTCAAGCAATAATATTTGCCACGTACCAGGACCTCTATACCAGCGGTGGGAACTCTGTGGACGGGAAAGAATGTGCCAACAATTCAAATTAACAGGTTGTTTTGTATATGTAATCGCATGGGCCCGAGGGCAAATTTGGATTAATTTCAcatgtattttcaaagttttctcaAAATTGCCCGTGTCGCCAAGCGACGAAggcaatttggaaaactttgaaaatacgcgtgaaattaatccttaattgcctGAGGGCACTTACGATTACTTGTTTATTATacataaggccaatttcatgcaaTAAGCCTTTGAAATATAATTCTACTTGAacggtttattacatgaaattggccttatacgtataacaaacaaattacaccatagaaagtgctttgtacggattttattcactcgttctaaagttttgcgaaCCGTGAATAGAAACCCGCACAGCgaagtaatctatttttatGACATAAACGGCAAAATTATCGAGGGCTTCGTTAAGCTCTAGTACTTCGTAGCTTTCAAGTTGCTCATTTTTCCCTTTGTCTTTGCccattgttggaaaatgttAGTCCAGTAGTCCgtacttctttttgtgtttttgttctcacttgtgtttcttagttCATCCATAAACTCTTAGTTGGCTTCAAcaaaacgggaagccattgTTGCAGAACGTTTTAATCACCAACAAATCTCAGCAATAACCTCCTCGCAAGCAACCTTGAACCAATCAGGATCAAGTAATCATGCCTTATTAGTTACCAAAAACGGCCTCgcgattaagaaaaaatgccctctgtctcagccaatcagcacttAGTAATTTTGCCCCGCATGTGATAAGAAGTGAAAGTAAGGCATCACTAAACGAACTCTTACTTGGTATTCCTGGTTTGTAGTTTAATATACCATGTATTGCTTCCCTGAAAGCGCAGATGAATTTTGCCATGTCTCCCTGGAAGCGTTGGGCAGTCAACAGCGACGTAGCTTATCGTCCACCTTCCATCGCCGGGAATGAAAAAGTCCACTCCATCTGAAAGAGAAACATTCAACGGAGGTGAGTGAAAGCTTTTTTAAGATTCTCACTTCTTGTAAATCGGTTAGAGCAATTCAACCAAGACgcgaaatgaagaaaatgtcaGATGCAATACTATTAACTTCAGTGAGCTAGAGCCCTCTTTGAGCTTTTCATGGATAAACATGctttatgaaagaaaaatacctagataacgaagctgacgtttcgagtgttcgcccttcattgttattttccgattagattacaaAGCTGAtgtgtgtcaaagtgagggtactcgtttgtttggacattttcaagctgaaacgtcatggcattttcgcctcCTGCtctaggttgtttggttaaggaggcttgcaaaagggggaGTCACGAGCACCCCAGGACCTGCCCCTGGGTACGCCCTTgggaccagctgggccgaaaatAAGAACTTCTAAACCAATCtgctcgcctacgaagcgaaacaactcgacgaaaataaacatgaCTGAAAGTaaagatgactgaatttctcaggttgtagtataaacaagcatgaatagcatgaattgtacttgatatttggcataaataccactcgtgatatttcaaaattgccccaaatttcacttacctaacggctcgtgaaattatgtaaaacaattttgaaatatcactcttggtatttatgccaaatatcactacaaatcatgctattacctatacaaatacaGTTAATCATTACACTGAAATactaaaggctggtttccatatgatcgcagacgatcgacGATCGCAAACAGaactgtttccatataatcgcaagcgatcgcagagccgactgtagccatacctttcgttcagcggaaatgtAAAATGTACACGCGCGTTGTGCTCAcgagaaaatcaaagcaaataaCATGGTGGGCATCGAGgaagaaatttttatttcttcttttagtcctaaagcggcgacaacgtcagcttcaaaaccgaAGGAAACATCGGTTTtggattcgaaaaatattcataaaGAGATAAGGTAgattaaatttctcgccgattttttcccaactgttagcctttttgtttttgtctttgaaattcttactattacggttgtaaacgTACTCATACCGCGCAACTTCCTCCATAAATTCCTCGTTAGTAACGTAATAACTATAATACTAAATTCTCATGCTTAAAGGACGCGTGTTCCTTAAAATGAAGCTATAAAGGATATCCCTTACTGCTTCCACAGCCGGCGGCGCAGTAATCAACTATTACAGCTTTCCTCTTGCCAACAATAGGATTATTTCCACTGCCTTGACCAGAACCTTGAATCTCGAGACACATGCCACACCCTAGAGATTTCTGAAAGGTTTTTGGTCCCGCGGCAACAAGAATCCAGCCTGGCTGGGTTGCCATAGGTGACAAGGGATCCAAAGTACAGGCGCCTCTCGCAATAGGGTAATTACCATAGTAGGTaccctgaaaacaaaattatgctgATGTTCATCTAGGAGCTTCCCTTGTCTTTCTGCTTACTGGACATGTCATTAACCATGCTTGGCAAAATGGAATCCGCTCTCCTCATTCCCTTATTGC
Proteins encoded in this window:
- the LOC141889839 gene encoding uncharacterized protein LOC141889839 isoform X2 is translated as MNNRSESFTLFWMIFVVISQNIVQTAVTRQQVQDIYNSYKRREYGDGTYYGNYPIARGACTLDPLSPMATQPGWILVAAGPKTFQKSLGCGMCLEIQGSGQGSGNNPIVGKRKAVIVDYCAAGCGSNGVDFFIPGDGRWTISYVAVDCPTLPGRHGKIHLRFQGSNTWYIKLQTRNTKVPTAGIEVLVRGKYYCLTRVNDNFFIGMGLGRLSIPLRVRLTAITGEQLHASVPAIKNDVSFASEVQYQGINGAREPSKILCFGQGNKYPYPRGGMRE
- the LOC141889839 gene encoding uncharacterized protein LOC141889839 isoform X1; amino-acid sequence: MNNRSESFTLFWMIFVVISQNIVQTAVTRQQVQDIYNSYKRREYGDGTYYGNYPIARGACTLDPLSPMATQPGWILVAAGPKTFQKSLGCGMCLEIQGSGQGSGNNPIVGKRKAVIVDYCAAGCGSNGVDFFIPGDGRWTISYVAVDCPTLPGRHGKIHLRFQGSNTWYIKLQTRNTKVPTAGIEVLVRGKYYCLTRVNDNFFIGMGLGRLSIPLRVRLTAITGEQLHASVPAIKNDVSFASEVQYQGINGASELSEKYSRNVFMGAVENPLFRARK